The region GCCCCGAGAATCAAGAAAGCTGATACTTGGGTCTCTAGGGATATGTACTACGAGAAATGGGGTTTCatgctcatcttctggaATCTCGCCGGCGTTCCCATGAGCTATTGCCACTGCACCCTATACCTAGCCTACCACGATCCCTCAACCTACCGGTGGAACCCGGTAACTCTGATCATCTGGGCGGGACTGTACCTCTTTTTCTACTGGATCTGGGACACCTGCAACAGCCAGAAGAATGTCTTCCGCGCTGAAGAGCGCGGCGCAAGTGTTGACCGCAAGTCCTTCCCGCAGCTCCCTTGGCGCAGTGTCAAAAACCCGAAGACCATCAAGACGGCTGATGGGGGGTTGATCCTTTGCGATGGGTGGTGTACGTCCAATAATCATTCTAAGTCCCTGTTATTCTCCGGATACGTATACTGATGGCTTGTTCAACTGACAGATGGTATCGCCCGCAAAATGCACTATACCTGCGACTGGTTCTTCGCGATATCGTGGGGCCTGATTACAGGCTTCGACTCGCCGTTTCCGTGGTTCTACTCTATCTTCTTTACGATCATGATCATCCACCGCGCGAGGAGGGATATCCGGCGCTGTCGCGAGAGATATGGcgaggcttggaaggagtATGAGAAGCAGGTTCCGTGGCTGTTTATTCCGGTTAGTCTCCCCCTTTTTCTGGATTCAGTGGTGATCGCCCGTCGGTTAGGATGGCGTGCTGAGGTTTGATGTAGTATGTTATCTAGGGTGGATCGATCTGCACCTATACCGAGCGGGGAAGTAGAGGGTAGATCGAGGCTCTCATTGGGGGTCAGTGACTTCTAACTCGCAGTCAGAGGACTTGTACAATGCCAATAGTGTCCCAGGCTGCCTACCCGTTGGAGCTATAACATTTTCGGGTCACCGCACTCATCCACAGTTCTAGTGACTCTTTCAGTGGACGAGTCTAGTTCCACGTTTAATACTAATTTCGCTTTCTTGATTCTCCTGCTCTTTGAACGGTACATAGATTAATTGCACAGGAGCCTATCCGTGTCCATGTCAGAGTCAGAACGCTTGAATCGATGGCCCCTTCATAGAACTCTGCAGGAACCCGGCCAGTGTAAGAGGTCGGAGTTCAGAGACTGACTCAGGGGTCGACGAGTCAGAAACAGAGTTTCATTtcccgcttcttccaggaTCCATGGTACCTGACTGTCTCCCGGTTTGACGTAAGTTGTATAGGATCGTGGCACTCGTAGGCGCAGGCCTTGTGCGGTCCCCCTATTACGCCAAGAGGGCTTCGTTTCATACTCGTCGAACTGGGATAAGAGGGTACGGACGGGCACGCGCGGGTCATAATCAGATCTTGGAGATATAGCAATAGTGAGGGCGAAGTCCCTGACTTCACTCCAGGCCTGATGAACTCACTCCAGATAACCATCCTTCCAACATCTAATTAGAATATACAATACCACAACCCAAACCCGGACAAACCCGAATGAATCCAATCCAAACCAAGCCATCCCATACCTATTTAGGcataatatattatatatcAATTCAGTACGTTGAACCCTTCTTCCCCGCCTGCACACGTCCAGCCAAAACTTCCACCGTCTGCTGCACATCCACCGTCTTGTGAATCCCTCCTTTACTCCTCCTCCCAGCTGGATCTCCATGACgatcaacaacagcaacatcccCCGCGGCTCCCGCGTGGCTGATCAGGCCGCTCTCATCCGACACAAAGTCCTGCTCCTCGGGATCCCGACGCGACAGATTTACCGACGCCCCATTCTTTGTGCCGCCCTTGACCTTGGACAGCTGCACGTCTCCGCTTTGCTGCTCGTAGTATCCGTATTTCGAGCGGTAACTGTGGTTGCGCACCTTGGCGATCAGGATGTTTAGTGACGGAAGGCAGGCGCAGATTAGGCCCACGCCTCCTTCGGCGTTTCTGTACGCAGTCAGTCAGTACCCTAGCCCTATCTACTGTGGAGGATGGAAATAATGCTGCAAGCGGGTCATCCGCCGCCGGGcttgagaagggaaaggcaTACCCGGATAGAATCAcgcagacgaagaagatggttATATCTGGCGAACTCCCATCGCGCAGAACAAGGATAAGACGATAGATACTGAACGCCGTCGCAAGACCACCAGCGGAGAGCATACCAACGACTCGCAACTTCTTGTTCCGCGACATCTGCAACGACCACGTCAACGGCAGCGGTAAGACCAGAATCAGTATATCGGAGACCATGCTGATCACGCTGTCGGCGATGAGCGCCGCGCGCTGGTCCAGACATTTCGCATGTGGATCAAGCGTCCAGTACCCCGGGACAGGATCACACATGCGAATCTTGACGATTTCCGCGATCACATAGTAGATAGTGATTGCGGCGAGGAAGCCGTAGATGAACCGCACACGGTGTTTGTAGGGGGAGAAGATGCGCACGAGGATCGATAACAGGGCGATTTTTGTGAGTAACGCCATCGGGCAGTAGAGGACTGTTGCGATGTAGCAGAATTTGCGAAACAGCGTCATATCAGTCGAGGAGACGTCGGTGTAGTGGTAACCGCCACCGTACTTGCCGACTGTGTGATGTTAGGATGGGCTTGATGATAGTGGCAGTAGGTAGGAGGAGGTAGGGAGGTACGTACCaacaatggcaatggcgcagTAGCCC is a window of Aspergillus nidulans FGSC A4 chromosome VI DNA encoding:
- a CDS encoding uncharacterized protein (transcript_id=CADANIAT00010433), which encodes MSTESMSRDRPDILNTVNLVTQYSGLGLRIILFMGYCAIAIVVGKYGGGYHYTDVSSTDMTLFRKFCYIATVLYCPMALLTKIALLSILVRIFSPYKHRVRFIYGFLAAITIYYVIAEIVKIRMCDPVPGYWTLDPHAKCLDQRAALIADSVISMVSDILILVLPLPLTWSLQMSRNKKLRVVGMLSAGGLATAFSIYRLILVLRDGSSPDITIFFVCVILSGNAEGGVGLICACLPSLNILIAKVRNHSYRSKYGYYEQQSGDVQLSKVKGGTKNGASVNLSRRDPEEQDFVSDESGLISHAGAAGDVAVVDRHGDPAGRRSKGGIHKTVDVQQTVEVLAGRVQAGKKGSTY